A window from Musa acuminata AAA Group cultivar baxijiao chromosome BXJ3-10, Cavendish_Baxijiao_AAA, whole genome shotgun sequence encodes these proteins:
- the LOC104000718 gene encoding BTB/POZ domain-containing protein NPY4: MKFMKLGSKPDSFQSKGQNIRFVQSELEIDIIVKVGDVIFHLHKFPLLSKSSRMQKLVTTNNDDNLGEIHIPDIPGGPAAFEICVKFCYGMTVILNAYNVVSARCAAEYLEMHETVEKGNLIYKIEVLLSSSIFHAWKDSIIALRTMKSLLPWSEDLKLVSNCIDSIASKASVSPSKVEWSYTYNQKKVPSENSLDPLWNGIVKEQSVPMDWWVEDLCELAIDFYTKIIVAIKAKRRVSSEVIGEALKAYTFRWLSNLGAASMNSAIDAAKYQSILQTIIWLLPAEKGSVSCRFLFKLLGAIILIDGGERSMKELIKQIGHHLEYASVSDLLIPVMPGQNTIYDIDTVMSIVKEFLMQHSIASQSSPNDTEETETMNLALVSDGSKMAVAKLIDGYLAEVAKDPNLLCSKFTDLAALISSKSRTVHDGLYHAIDIYLKEHPSLSKSEKKKLCGLLDCKKLSAEICIHAVQNERLPLRLVVQILFFEQMRASSACSGRAESGGSYGSSRSGITTNAEDEWDGMPTAEVLGSFKSTKLTHGNGGSQRNSGSSDTTKSDGHDKSGNAKAKGIKMPRKMLGELLSSKRQTGENSSSSNTSVSEETHN, encoded by the exons ATGAAGCTTGGCTCAAAGCctgattcttttcagtcgaaAGGGCAGAATATCAG GTTTGTACAATCTGAGTTAGAGATTGACATCATTGTTAAAGTAGGAGATGTAATATTCCATCTACACAAG TTTCCACTTCTGTCCAAGAGTTCTCGTATGCAGAAGTTGGTGACAACTAACAATGATGACAACCTTGGTGAGATTCACATTCCAGACATCCCCGGTGGTCCTGCTGCCTTTGAAATCTGCGTCAAATTTTGCTATGGCATGACTGTCATTCTCAATGCTTATAATGTAGTTTCTGCACGTTGTGCTGCTGAGTACTTAGAAATGCATGAAACAGTCGAAAAAGGGAACCTCATTTATAAAATTGAAGTTCTCCTAAGCAGTAGCATATTTCATGCCTGGAAAGACTCTATCATTGCTCTGCGGACTATGAAGTCGTTGTTACCATGGTCTGAGGACTTGAAGTTGGTCAGCAATTGCATAGACTCTATAGCTTCCAAGGCTTCTGTCAGTCCCTCTAAGGTTGAATGGTCATACACATATAACCAGAAAAAGGTTCCGTCTGAGAATAGTCTTGATCCTCTGTGGAATGGCATTGTAAAAGAGCAGTCAGTACCAATGGACTGGTGGGTCGAGGACCTATGTGAGCTTGCGATAGATTTCTACACGAAGATTATAGTTGCCATAAAAGCAAAGAGGAGAGTGTCTTCTGAAGTGATTGGAGAAGCTCTTAAAGCTTACACGTTTAGGTGGCTCTCAAATTTGGGCGCAGCATCCATGAATTCTGCAATTGATGCTGCAAAATATCAGTCTATACTACAAACCATTATTTGGTTGTTGCCAGCAGAGAAAGGTTCTGTGTCATGTCGATTCCTTTTTAAGCTACTTGGAGCTATCATTTTGATAGATGGTGGTGAAAGAAGCATGAAAGAACTCATCAAACAAATAGGCCACCATTTAGAGTATGCTTCAGTGTCTGATTTGCTAATTCCTGTTATGCCAGGGCAAAACACCATATACGACATTGACACTGTTATGAGTATAGTGAAAGAATTCTTGATGCAGCACAGTATTGCTTCTCAATCCAGTCCAAATGACACTGAAGAAACAGAGACGATGAATCTAGCTTTAGTCTCTGATGGTTCAAAGATGGCTGTAGCAAAGCTTATTGATGGCTACCTTGCTGAGGTTGCAAAAGATCCTAACCTGCTTTGTTCCAAGTTTACTGATCTTGCTGCATTAATATCAAGCAAATCAAGGACTGTGCATGATGGGCTGTATCATGCTATTGACATCTATCTAAAG GAACACCCTAGCCTGAGCAAGAGCGAGAAGAAAAAGCTATGTGGTTTATTGGACTGCAAGAAACTCTCAGCAGAAATTTGCATTCACGCGGTGCAGAATGAGCGGCTTCCTTTACGATTGGTGGTGCAAATCCTCTTCTTCGAGCAGATGAGAGCATCTTCTGCCTGCAGTGGACGAGCTGAGAGTGGTGGCTCTTACGGAAGCTCAAGGTCTGGCATCACAACCAATGCCGAGGATGAATGGGACGGAATGCCGACAGCTGAGGTCCTTGGATCATTCAAATCCACGAAACTCACCCATGGAAACGGTGGAAGCCAAAGGAATTCTGGCAGCAGCGACACAACCAAGAGCGATGGTCATGACAAGAGCGGCAATGCCAAGGCAAAAGGCATCAAGATGCCAAGGAAGATGCTGGGTGAACTGTTGTCAAGCAAGAGGCAAACTGGGGAGAACAGTAGTTCCTCCAACACCTCGGTTTCAGAAGAGACGCACAACTAG